From Calderihabitans maritimus, a single genomic window includes:
- a CDS encoding ATP-binding protein → MKAFHTIAVPHKDILEGRLTMDVFAADLWEVCQGRGPDEYRDGEIFFKKTYLTRGLKTLLGIVQKRLTGRGGDPVIQIQTPFGGGKTHSLIAMYHKCREWGAKPVVIVGTAMSSKQTIWGLMEQQLTGKIERFKDFISPGKEALRSLLAEQEPVLILMDEVLAYATKASGEKVGESTLAGQTMAFMQEITEAVATLEKACLVITLPASVVEHYDEAAERLFQQLQKISGRVEKIYTPVEDREITKVIRKRLFSSIDEKEAKAVVSAFVDYAEKENILPAGVQPSEYRDRFLDSYPFLPDLIDILYHRWGSFPAFQRTRGVLRLLSLLIHSVKDKNLPYITPAEYDLANQEIRQEFLKHIGSEYNGVIAADITDNNSGAKKVDVNLGDAYKGLRLGVRTATVIFLYSFSGGVERGATATDIKRSATTLTNPASIISEVLEQLKTRLFYLQNEDGKYFFSNLPNLNRIVLTKMENIKDSAVVELEKELLKSHLGGSKLKVFIWEADSSTIPDTEDLKLVILPQENRAQIEQIFTTKGQTPRVYRNTLFILYPVEPERPSFYKTLRRKLAYESLEKDSQLRLTEEQKKTVRGELKKLQEETREHLRRFYRMVAVPDRGGFKTVDLGIPTYGDTTTLDCEVYNKLRDSGDIIERIAPIVIREKYLSGKDYVSTAQIYQATSKTPGEPRMIDSNVLISSIVEGVRSGIFGLGELEENRAVCRYFKEMPTVALCDSEVIIKESLCKEQRQKEKTEISYPVDGQDIGVPTPVFEKPADVTEIGVDNSKKEVREKVYLEFYVPKGKMSQLMGTFGYLQTKFDKIKITIFAEDGAISEQEYEDRIKETFRQLGIDLEIE, encoded by the coding sequence GTGAAAGCTTTTCATACCATCGCTGTGCCCCATAAGGATATCCTGGAAGGCCGCCTGACCATGGACGTCTTTGCGGCGGATTTGTGGGAGGTCTGTCAGGGCCGAGGCCCTGATGAATACAGGGATGGGGAAATTTTTTTTAAGAAAACATATCTGACCCGGGGGCTGAAAACCCTTTTGGGTATTGTCCAGAAGAGGCTGACGGGCAGGGGCGGCGACCCGGTCATCCAGATCCAGACACCCTTTGGTGGCGGCAAGACCCACTCCCTGATTGCCATGTACCACAAATGCAGGGAGTGGGGCGCAAAACCTGTAGTCATTGTGGGGACAGCCATGAGCTCCAAACAGACCATCTGGGGATTAATGGAACAGCAGTTGACAGGTAAAATAGAGCGGTTTAAGGATTTCATCAGTCCCGGCAAAGAGGCCCTCCGTTCCCTACTTGCGGAACAAGAGCCTGTGCTGATTTTGATGGATGAGGTCCTTGCTTATGCCACCAAAGCCTCAGGCGAGAAGGTGGGCGAGAGCACCCTGGCCGGGCAGACCATGGCCTTTATGCAGGAAATCACGGAAGCGGTGGCGACGCTGGAAAAAGCCTGTTTGGTGATTACTCTTCCGGCAAGCGTTGTTGAGCATTATGATGAGGCAGCCGAACGGCTGTTCCAGCAGCTGCAAAAAATATCCGGCCGCGTGGAAAAAATTTATACACCCGTTGAGGATCGGGAGATCACAAAGGTCATCCGCAAACGCCTGTTCAGCTCCATCGACGAGAAAGAGGCAAAAGCAGTTGTATCAGCTTTCGTTGACTATGCCGAAAAAGAAAACATTCTTCCCGCAGGTGTCCAGCCCAGCGAATACCGGGACAGGTTTCTTGATTCTTACCCCTTTCTTCCAGATTTAATCGATATTCTCTATCACCGCTGGGGTTCCTTCCCTGCCTTTCAGAGGACCCGGGGCGTTTTGCGGCTGTTGTCCCTTTTGATCCACTCCGTCAAAGATAAAAATTTGCCCTATATTACGCCGGCAGAATACGACCTGGCCAACCAGGAAATCAGGCAGGAGTTTTTGAAACATATCGGCTCAGAATACAACGGCGTGATTGCTGCAGATATTACCGACAACAATTCAGGGGCGAAGAAGGTTGACGTCAATTTGGGCGATGCGTACAAAGGATTACGCCTCGGCGTAAGAACAGCTACGGTCATCTTTTTATATTCCTTTTCCGGCGGGGTAGAACGGGGAGCGACAGCCACAGATATTAAACGCTCGGCAACGACACTGACAAATCCTGCCAGTATCATCTCTGAGGTTTTGGAGCAACTAAAAACGCGGTTGTTTTACCTGCAGAATGAGGATGGAAAATATTTCTTCAGCAATCTACCTAATTTGAATAGGATTGTCCTGACCAAGATGGAGAATATCAAAGATTCTGCAGTAGTCGAACTTGAAAAGGAATTATTAAAAAGTCATTTGGGCGGCAGCAAGTTAAAGGTGTTTATCTGGGAAGCAGATTCTTCTACTATCCCGGATACAGAAGATTTAAAACTTGTTATCTTACCGCAGGAAAACAGAGCCCAAATAGAACAAATATTTACGACAAAAGGCCAGACACCAAGGGTATATCGCAATACATTGTTTATTCTCTATCCCGTAGAACCTGAACGCCCATCGTTTTATAAAACTTTGAGGCGTAAATTAGCTTATGAATCGCTTGAAAAAGACAGCCAGTTACGTTTGACAGAAGAGCAAAAGAAAACGGTTCGCGGGGAATTGAAAAAACTGCAGGAAGAAACCAGGGAACATCTGCGACGATTTTATCGGATGGTTGCGGTTCCAGACCGGGGCGGTTTTAAAACAGTGGACCTCGGCATTCCTACCTATGGGGACACTACTACCCTTGATTGCGAAGTATATAATAAGCTGCGGGACAGTGGCGATATTATCGAGCGGATTGCCCCGATAGTCATCCGAGAGAAGTATCTTTCGGGGAAAGACTACGTTTCAACGGCACAGATTTACCAAGCAACTTCAAAAACTCCCGGCGAACCGCGGATGATTGATAGCAACGTGCTTATTTCTAGTATTGTTGAGGGCGTCAGAAGCGGAATTTTTGGGTTGGGCGAATTAGAGGAAAATAGAGCTGTGTGCCGCTATTTCAAGGAAATGCCGACTGTGGCTTTATGTGATAGCGAAGTAATTATTAAAGAATCCCTGTGTAAGGAACAGCGGCAAAAGGAAAAAACAGAAATAAGTTATCCTGTTGATGGTCAAGACATCGGTGTTCCAACTCCGGTCTTTGAAAAGCCGGCAGATGTTACTGAAATTGGTGTAGATAATTCAAAGAAGGAAGTCCGAGAAAAAGTGTATCTAGAATTTTATGTCCCTAAAGGAAAGATGTCACAGTTAATGGGGACCTTTGGTTATCTTCAGACGAAGTTTGATAAGATTAAGATCACCATCTTTGCTGAAGATGGAGCGATTTCAGAGCAAGAATATGAGGACCGAATCAAAGAAACGTTCCGACAGTTGGGGATAGACTTGGAAATTGAGTGA
- a CDS encoding flavodoxin family protein, producing the protein MKLLAVNGSPNPKGITQALLKQIVKAAAQEDSIINLRDYTILPCLGCRSCVKTNVCIRNDDWSKVVASLAEADLLVIGFPTYYGAALGLNALTHNFLERWFSLRHRGFKLKARKAIAVVVSGEGHAEFGLQSIKTFLEVYHGMELADSVTAEGVTPCYLCGQGETCVLSCVRARHGEDVVITADLIPSLERQPEVVDKAIEIGRKIKTGQI; encoded by the coding sequence ATGAAGCTACTGGCCGTTAACGGTTCCCCCAACCCAAAAGGGATTACCCAGGCTTTACTCAAGCAGATTGTCAAGGCGGCAGCCCAAGAAGACAGCATTATTAACTTGCGAGATTATACTATCTTACCGTGTCTGGGCTGTCGCTCCTGTGTAAAGACCAACGTCTGTATCAGAAATGACGACTGGTCCAAAGTTGTTGCTTCCCTGGCTGAAGCGGATTTGCTGGTCATTGGCTTTCCTACTTACTACGGAGCTGCGTTAGGCTTAAATGCCCTCACCCATAATTTTCTGGAGCGCTGGTTTTCTTTGAGGCACCGCGGTTTTAAGCTAAAGGCCCGCAAAGCGATTGCCGTGGTTGTCAGCGGTGAAGGCCATGCTGAATTCGGCCTGCAAAGCATCAAAACTTTTCTCGAAGTATACCATGGAATGGAACTGGCCGACAGTGTCACGGCTGAAGGAGTAACACCATGCTATCTATGCGGTCAGGGCGAAACCTGCGTTCTGAGTTGTGTTAGGGCCAGGCACGGGGAAGACGTGGTTATCACTGCGGACCTCATTCCCTCCCTGGAACGCCAGCCGGAGGTTGTTGATAAGGCAATTGAAATCGGTCGTAAAATTAAGACAGGACAAATTTGA
- a CDS encoding DUF1156 domain-containing protein encodes MASKRFIEETFPVREVSEQSAKEKNIRHGHISTLHIWWARRPLASSRATNYAALIPAPKTEKEKNEQRNFIIEFSKWENSLNEQMIQKAREEILKANGGKPPRVLDPFGGGGAIPLEALRLGCETYSNDYNPVAVLIQKCTLEYPQKYGKPVKRKVKEEYLGQIIEVEKEVNPLLEDVKKWGQWVLVEAKKEISRFYPQDSDGSIPVGYIWARTIPCQNPACGAEIPLMRQFWLAKKNKKKVALYPYVEGKRVQFKVVGTGYEEMPKGFKPEKGTVSRAVATCPVCGSTIDANTTRKLFQEGKAGQRMVAVVTTKEGETGKRYRLATEKDTAVFFEAEEYLQKKREKLLNEWGMDPVPDEPIPPKNSHRAVGSQLPLYDFEVWGDLFNSRQKLALITFVEKVRQVYSRLLDEGVDEDYARAVVSYISFIVDKLSSWNSVLCPWLAYKEDNHWIFSRQALPMLWDYGERNPFIGEIVSVRTIRNVLPRVSFLKQYTFITNSSATQLPYPDNYFDAVFTDPPYYDNVPYSYLSDFFYVWLKRTLGDVHPELFSTPLTPKKQEIVAYSNGPGGWEDGKKFFEEMLKKSFQEIYRVLKPDGIAVIVYAHKSTEGWETLINSLLDSGLIVTAAWPLNTEMQVRLNAKETASLASSIYLVARKMQRQPAGIYNQVKEELKNYLQAKLEHLWQEGIGGADFFIAAIGSAIEVFGKYEKVMDYEGNVIRADRLLADVREMATDYAVRQILHNGFASGISDLTRFYVLWRWNYGEAKVPFDEARKLAAGCSIDLSQLWNRGFIKKEKEFIRVLGPQDRQPEELKDSAELIDVLHLALILWARGDRTSMLKVLTDTGYGRNDIFYRVAQAVSESLSKESTEKKWLDGFLTGKERIREETKIGIKEGRLFK; translated from the coding sequence TTGGCAAGTAAACGCTTCATCGAGGAAACCTTTCCGGTAAGGGAAGTGAGCGAACAATCGGCCAAGGAGAAAAATATCCGTCACGGCCATATATCGACCCTCCATATCTGGTGGGCCCGCCGGCCATTGGCTTCTTCCAGGGCAACCAATTATGCGGCGCTGATTCCCGCGCCAAAAACGGAAAAAGAAAAAAATGAGCAGAGGAATTTCATTATCGAGTTTTCCAAATGGGAAAATTCCCTCAACGAGCAGATGATTCAAAAAGCCCGTGAGGAGATTTTGAAGGCGAACGGCGGTAAACCGCCCAGGGTCTTAGACCCCTTTGGCGGCGGTGGTGCCATACCCCTGGAAGCTCTTCGATTGGGCTGTGAGACCTATTCCAACGATTACAACCCGGTGGCGGTGCTCATTCAGAAGTGCACCCTGGAATATCCCCAAAAATACGGGAAACCGGTAAAGCGAAAAGTTAAGGAAGAGTACTTAGGACAGATTATAGAGGTAGAGAAAGAAGTCAATCCCCTACTTGAGGATGTCAAAAAATGGGGGCAATGGGTTCTGGTAGAGGCGAAAAAGGAAATAAGCCGGTTTTATCCACAGGACTCGGATGGAAGCATCCCGGTCGGCTATATCTGGGCGCGGACCATCCCCTGCCAGAATCCCGCCTGCGGTGCGGAGATTCCCCTAATGCGCCAGTTCTGGCTGGCTAAAAAGAACAAGAAAAAAGTGGCACTCTATCCCTATGTGGAGGGTAAAAGGGTACAGTTTAAGGTTGTTGGCACCGGCTACGAAGAAATGCCGAAAGGGTTTAAGCCGGAAAAGGGGACGGTATCTCGAGCTGTAGCTACCTGTCCAGTGTGCGGGTCCACCATTGATGCCAATACAACTCGGAAACTATTTCAGGAAGGCAAAGCCGGACAGAGGATGGTTGCCGTGGTGACAACCAAAGAAGGTGAAACTGGCAAGAGATACCGTCTGGCGACTGAAAAAGATACGGCTGTATTTTTTGAGGCGGAAGAGTATCTGCAAAAGAAAAGAGAAAAGCTTTTGAACGAATGGGGCATGGACCCGGTGCCAGATGAACCAATACCGCCCAAAAATAGTCATAGAGCAGTGGGAAGTCAATTACCATTATATGATTTTGAAGTTTGGGGTGACCTGTTCAACAGCCGCCAGAAGCTGGCATTGATTACATTTGTGGAGAAGGTGCGGCAGGTTTACAGCAGGCTGTTGGATGAAGGGGTGGATGAGGATTACGCCAGAGCGGTGGTGAGCTATATAAGTTTTATAGTAGATAAGCTTTCTTCGTGGAATTCTGTTTTGTGCCCGTGGTTGGCATATAAAGAGGACAATCACTGGATTTTTAGTCGCCAAGCATTACCTATGTTATGGGATTACGGAGAGAGAAATCCTTTTATTGGAGAGATAGTAAGTGTGCGAACTATAAGGAATGTTTTGCCACGAGTTAGTTTTCTAAAGCAATATACGTTTATCACTAACTCCTCCGCCACCCAGCTCCCGTATCCCGACAATTACTTCGACGCTGTGTTTACCGACCCACCCTATTACGACAATGTACCTTATTCCTATTTGTCCGATTTCTTTTATGTCTGGCTCAAACGGACGCTGGGAGACGTTCATCCAGAACTGTTTTCCACTCCTTTAACACCGAAGAAGCAGGAGATTGTGGCCTATTCCAACGGTCCCGGCGGTTGGGAGGACGGTAAAAAATTCTTCGAGGAAATGCTCAAAAAATCCTTCCAGGAAATTTACCGGGTGCTCAAACCTGATGGGATTGCCGTCATCGTTTATGCTCATAAGTCGACCGAAGGATGGGAAACGCTCATTAATTCCTTACTTGATTCGGGTTTGATTGTCACAGCTGCTTGGCCTCTTAATACTGAAATGCAAGTGAGATTGAACGCTAAAGAAACTGCATCTTTAGCTTCTTCCATCTACCTCGTTGCCCGCAAAATGCAGCGGCAGCCTGCCGGGATCTATAACCAGGTCAAAGAGGAACTGAAGAATTACCTCCAAGCAAAACTTGAGCACCTCTGGCAGGAGGGCATCGGTGGGGCGGATTTCTTCATCGCTGCTATCGGCTCGGCCATTGAGGTGTTCGGCAAATATGAGAAGGTGATGGACTACGAAGGCAACGTCATCCGGGCAGATAGACTCTTGGCGGATGTCCGGGAGATGGCCACCGACTATGCCGTGCGGCAGATTCTCCACAACGGATTTGCCTCTGGCATTTCGGATCTCACCCGTTTCTATGTCCTCTGGCGGTGGAATTATGGCGAGGCAAAGGTGCCCTTTGATGAAGCCAGGAAACTGGCGGCAGGCTGCAGTATCGACCTTTCCCAGCTGTGGAACAGGGGGTTTATCAAAAAAGAAAAAGAGTTTATCCGGGTTTTGGGCCCGCAAGATCGTCAACCTGAGGAGCTGAAAGACTCTGCTGAATTAATCGATGTTCTGCATCTGGCTTTGATTCTGTGGGCTAGAGGCGACCGCACCAGTATGCTGAAGGTGTTAACCGATACAGGTTACGGCAGGAACGATATTTTTTACCGAGTAGCCCAGGCCGTTTCCGAGTCCCTTTCCAAAGAAAGCACGGAAAAGAAATGGCTGGACGGCTTTTTAACCGGGAAAGAAAGGATTCGCGAGGAAACCAAAATTGGAATTAAAGAAGGGAGGTTGTTTAAGTGA
- a CDS encoding MTH865 family protein, with protein sequence MSVRETIKSQIIQALQGATFPISSPEELLAAFPEGPDTTCRAGEIEVTAGEAGKLLTADDFPFNSAEEVAETIVSRAGF encoded by the coding sequence ATGTCTGTACGGGAAACCATCAAAAGTCAAATTATCCAAGCTCTCCAAGGAGCTACTTTCCCTATCTCCTCGCCGGAGGAGTTGCTGGCCGCCTTTCCAGAGGGCCCCGATACAACCTGCCGGGCCGGCGAAATTGAAGTAACGGCAGGCGAAGCCGGTAAACTGCTGACTGCTGATGATTTCCCCTTTAACAGCGCTGAAGAAGTGGCTGAAACAATTGTCAGCAGAGCCGGGTTCTAG
- a CDS encoding tRNA 2-thiocytidine biosynthesis TtcA family protein encodes MKKRILPKNYVRKLWRTAVEFKLLQPGDRVLVGFSGGKDSSFLLYALKILQHNFPFSFELGAIHVDMGFEKDSDPSPLEEFCRELGVPFHLQPSRIAQIVFRENNGQNPCSICAHLRRGIINDYAVKKDYNKVALAHHYDDAVETFLMSQLYSGQLRTFSPKTYLDRTGLTVIRPLCYFRESEIKGAFRFINYRPVASPCPLNGRTKRQEVKELIRSLLKKNKLVFDNLASAMREGNHIELWPSKLSREEMKKNYREFQSNHSPESDFSRE; translated from the coding sequence TTGAAGAAAAGAATTTTACCCAAAAACTACGTCCGTAAGCTTTGGCGTACAGCTGTGGAATTCAAACTCCTACAGCCTGGAGACAGGGTTCTGGTAGGTTTTTCGGGAGGAAAAGATAGCTCGTTCCTGCTCTATGCCCTAAAAATACTCCAGCATAACTTCCCTTTTTCTTTTGAATTGGGGGCAATTCATGTGGATATGGGGTTTGAAAAAGACTCAGATCCGTCTCCTTTGGAGGAGTTTTGTCGAGAGTTGGGTGTTCCCTTCCACCTGCAACCGTCTCGTATTGCCCAAATAGTCTTTCGGGAGAACAATGGGCAAAATCCCTGTTCAATCTGCGCTCACCTGCGGCGTGGAATAATAAACGACTACGCGGTTAAAAAAGATTACAACAAAGTGGCCCTAGCTCACCATTATGATGATGCAGTCGAAACCTTCCTGATGAGCCAACTTTATTCAGGCCAATTGCGTACCTTTTCGCCAAAAACTTATCTGGACCGAACCGGGTTAACAGTTATCCGGCCATTATGCTACTTCCGGGAATCCGAAATCAAAGGTGCTTTTCGTTTCATTAATTATCGGCCAGTGGCCAGCCCCTGCCCCTTAAACGGACGAACAAAACGACAGGAAGTTAAGGAGCTTATCCGCTCTTTACTGAAAAAAAACAAACTAGTCTTTGACAACCTGGCCTCTGCCATGCGTGAAGGAAACCATATAGAACTGTGGCCATCTAAATTATCAAGAGAGGAAATGAAGAAAAACTATCGGGAATTTCAAAGCAACCACTCCCCAGAATCAGACTTCTCACGGGAGTGA
- a CDS encoding Crp/Fnr family transcriptional regulator, with product MTRKVKCMKDLEIFEPLSEEEKEQVTKLARAVSFRKGEIIFAEGDPADTIYLIRAGKVLLYKISEEGKEISLDILQQDDIFGENTIFDNVQHTMHAKALEDTFVCTCSRNDFLHLIKNPMTAFKIIKALGEKLNNYTEQMASMAFRDVKGRVLDTLVRLAREYGKDTPKGIKIDISLNHQDLANLVNASRVMVTNTLNVLKQEGKIAVYQRRFYLLNQPPEKEVVRHV from the coding sequence GTGACCCGTAAGGTCAAGTGTATGAAAGACCTGGAGATCTTCGAACCTCTCAGCGAGGAAGAAAAAGAACAGGTAACCAAGTTGGCCCGGGCCGTATCCTTCCGTAAGGGGGAAATAATTTTTGCGGAAGGCGACCCGGCCGATACCATTTACCTGATCCGCGCCGGAAAAGTTCTTCTTTATAAAATCTCTGAGGAGGGCAAAGAAATCTCCCTGGACATTCTTCAGCAAGATGATATTTTTGGAGAAAACACCATTTTTGATAATGTTCAGCATACAATGCATGCCAAAGCGCTGGAAGATACGTTTGTTTGTACCTGCTCGCGGAACGATTTCCTTCACCTTATCAAGAATCCAATGACAGCCTTTAAAATAATCAAGGCCCTGGGGGAAAAATTAAATAATTATACCGAGCAGATGGCCAGTATGGCCTTCCGGGACGTTAAGGGGCGGGTGCTGGATACCCTGGTTCGTTTGGCTAGAGAATACGGTAAAGACACTCCGAAAGGCATTAAGATAGATATATCTTTAAACCACCAGGACCTGGCCAACCTGGTCAATGCCTCCCGGGTAATGGTGACCAATACACTTAATGTTTTGAAACAGGAAGGGAAGATAGCTGTTTACCAGCGCCGGTTCTACCTCCTCAATCAACCACCGGAGAAGGAAGTAGTGCGGCATGTATAA
- a CDS encoding DegV family protein, protein MRPVRIVTDSTAYIPEEWLKEYRDLITVVPLTVLFGKDTMEDSLDNQAEFLYRLKHSPQLPTTSQPTPAAFETVFRKLKEAGHDIVGIFISRKLSGTMTSAQTAAKNVGEEGIYLLDSGSVAGGLALVVRQALRYAREGIAAKEIVSRLRNDVEALRLVFVLETLEYLKKGGRIGGASALIGTLLKIKPVLYVKGQVNVLDKVRTFKKAVQRMLQELPANYRGPLGVLHIAASEAAGQLKQQVLEKAPQAEIHVLEAGPVLATHAGPGALGITFFAR, encoded by the coding sequence TTGCGTCCGGTTAGGATTGTAACCGATTCCACCGCCTATATTCCCGAGGAGTGGTTAAAGGAATATCGGGATTTAATAACTGTTGTACCTTTAACTGTTTTGTTCGGTAAGGACACGATGGAAGACAGCTTGGATAACCAGGCCGAATTTTTATACCGGCTAAAACACTCTCCGCAGCTTCCAACCACTTCCCAGCCGACGCCGGCTGCCTTTGAAACCGTTTTTCGAAAATTAAAGGAAGCAGGACATGATATTGTTGGAATTTTTATATCTAGAAAACTGAGCGGTACTATGACCAGTGCCCAGACTGCGGCCAAAAATGTAGGGGAGGAAGGTATCTATCTTCTTGATTCAGGAAGTGTGGCCGGGGGCCTGGCCCTGGTGGTACGGCAGGCTTTGCGATATGCCCGGGAAGGCATAGCGGCCAAAGAAATTGTCTCCCGTTTGAGAAATGATGTAGAAGCGCTTCGCCTGGTTTTTGTCCTCGAAACCCTGGAATATCTTAAAAAGGGCGGGCGGATCGGTGGTGCCAGCGCCCTGATTGGCACCCTGCTCAAGATTAAACCCGTTTTATATGTTAAAGGGCAGGTAAACGTGCTGGATAAAGTGCGCACCTTCAAGAAGGCCGTACAGCGGATGCTACAAGAACTGCCCGCCAATTACAGGGGGCCGTTGGGAGTGCTCCACATAGCGGCCTCGGAAGCTGCCGGACAATTGAAGCAACAGGTGTTGGAAAAAGCACCACAGGCTGAAATACACGTTTTGGAAGCAGGGCCGGTATTGGCCACTCATGCCGGGCCCGGAGCCCTGGGAATAACTTTCTTCGCCAGATAG
- a CDS encoding PIN domain-containing protein, with protein MIAFINADGIQAENSDLAIRALQDMAEKNVDFIDAYLAAVARSHEERVCSFDNDFEKLNVSCVKPSGYRNE; from the coding sequence TTGATTGCCTTTATAAACGCGGACGGCATCCAGGCCGAAAACTCCGATCTGGCCATACGGGCTTTGCAAGACATGGCGGAAAAAAACGTGGACTTTATAGACGCATACCTCGCTGCAGTGGCCCGTTCCCATGAAGAGAGAGTGTGTTCTTTTGATAATGATTTTGAAAAGTTAAATGTAAGTTGTGTTAAACCTTCGGGATACCGGAACGAATAA
- a CDS encoding DUF262 domain-containing protein, translated as MALQQLKVWEIVKQAVSKNVDIPEFQREFVWDPEQVKLLAESLYREYPVGSFLLWDSSEYREAKTAEGTQASMWIVDGQQRTTALCLLMGQKPYWWASYDDWNKALDRYDVMVNLLPDANGAQLEFALPNPIRRRDPRWVSLRSILAIKNVEELTELTEEVLKKLESDTGKKMELFGKVNARIQRLWRIRDQDIPIIKISHEVEDVAEIFRRLNQAGTRVKEADVYLALAAVGNPGWVRDQFLPYRNDLEDRGWDLDPGVFIRTMTAIGYGRARLAEVPKEFWNQTNLPGVWKRTSQVITDVLRRLAEFGVMTADLLPSANALIPLFVLHARWGNSKSYSFGKALRWFLLASRDGRYSGSAITNLNEDVRAINEAKHFNAALESLLKRLRVEPKVDAADFLNRYDRGGSRFLRLLVYLVLFQRGAHDWVDGTRIGYDKTGSPITSGFAPQWHHIYPRSLLRKAGIANDDIHALGNITVLNERTNVNKLAGKPPWRYVMQYGITREKLDEHLVPAFFKDAKSGEAMLKKSWGEENIRERYGDFVIERASLLARAANELLSKL; from the coding sequence ATGGCGCTTCAGCAGCTTAAGGTATGGGAAATTGTCAAGCAGGCCGTAAGCAAGAATGTGGACATTCCAGAGTTTCAGCGGGAGTTTGTTTGGGATCCAGAACAGGTAAAGCTACTTGCGGAATCCTTGTACCGGGAATACCCAGTAGGCTCCTTTCTGTTATGGGATTCATCTGAATATCGAGAAGCTAAAACGGCGGAAGGGACTCAGGCTTCAATGTGGATTGTGGATGGCCAGCAACGGACGACGGCACTATGTTTGTTAATGGGGCAGAAACCTTACTGGTGGGCCAGTTATGATGACTGGAATAAGGCTTTGGATCGTTACGATGTAATGGTTAACCTTTTGCCTGATGCGAATGGAGCTCAATTGGAATTTGCCTTACCAAACCCCATCCGGCGGCGTGACCCTCGGTGGGTAAGCCTGCGCAGCATCCTGGCAATCAAAAATGTAGAGGAATTGACCGAGCTGACCGAAGAGGTCTTAAAGAAATTGGAATCTGATACAGGTAAAAAAATGGAGTTATTCGGAAAAGTAAATGCACGGATTCAGCGCCTTTGGCGAATCCGTGACCAGGATATACCTATCATCAAGATTTCACACGAAGTTGAAGATGTGGCGGAAATTTTCCGTCGTTTAAACCAAGCGGGTACGCGCGTCAAGGAGGCTGACGTCTATCTGGCCCTTGCTGCTGTAGGCAATCCCGGTTGGGTGCGGGATCAATTCCTTCCATATCGTAATGATCTCGAAGATCGGGGGTGGGATTTGGACCCTGGTGTTTTCATTCGCACTATGACAGCCATTGGATATGGTCGGGCTCGGTTGGCTGAGGTACCGAAGGAATTTTGGAACCAGACAAACCTCCCGGGAGTTTGGAAGCGTACTAGCCAGGTTATAACTGACGTTTTAAGGCGTTTGGCTGAGTTTGGTGTAATGACTGCTGACCTCCTTCCATCGGCGAATGCACTTATCCCTCTATTTGTGCTGCATGCTCGGTGGGGTAATAGTAAAAGTTATTCTTTTGGAAAAGCCTTACGCTGGTTCCTTTTAGCAAGCCGTGATGGACGTTACAGCGGTTCTGCAATTACTAACCTTAATGAAGATGTAAGGGCAATCAATGAAGCGAAACATTTTAACGCTGCACTGGAAAGCCTTTTAAAACGCCTTAGGGTTGAACCAAAAGTTGATGCTGCAGATTTTCTCAACCGGTACGACCGCGGCGGGAGCCGTTTTTTGAGGTTGCTAGTCTATCTAGTGTTATTCCAACGAGGAGCACATGATTGGGTAGACGGTACACGTATCGGTTATGATAAGACGGGTAGCCCTATAACGTCAGGATTTGCGCCACAATGGCACCACATCTATCCCCGTAGCCTGCTCAGGAAAGCAGGTATTGCAAATGATGATATCCATGCTCTCGGTAATATTACGGTCCTCAATGAACGCACAAACGTTAATAAACTAGCTGGCAAACCGCCTTGGCGATATGTTATGCAGTACGGAATTACCAGGGAAAAGCTAGACGAGCATCTGGTTCCAGCATTTTTTAAGGACGCCAAGAGCGGCGAAGCAATGCTGAAAAAAAGTTGGGGTGAAGAAAATATTCGCGAGCGATACGGTGATTTTGTTATTGAACGAGCGAGTTTACTTGCCCGTGCGGCTAATGAATTACTTTCGAAACTCTAA